In Flavobacterium sp. WV_118_3, one DNA window encodes the following:
- a CDS encoding DUF6443 domain-containing protein — MKKILITLLCAPVLMVAQTNSQNWTKKTTYRETGSGRPASTVTYYDGLGRPVQQNINKQSGTGKDMITHIEYDLGRQLKDYLPYPATTNDMSYQAGAQSATLSYSQYSGQYPFSEKLLELSTLARPLKQGAPGFDWQVKPDSDTDHTIKMDYQTNSANEVKNYFAATTWDNANGVYTIQLQDKGHYAINQLYKTIVKDENWTSGTDNTTEEFKDKNGRVVLKRTHFKEPHDTYYVYDLYGNLTYVIPPLVTNPTAQLDDLCYQYKYDARNRMVEKKLPGKQWEFIVYDKIDRVVATGPVLSPFGGTQTGYLITKYDGLSRVVYTGWLQTSTTRASMQSQYNAAATVVSETRAKVGAPVMVDNIAIGYTNLVIPTSGMKLLTVSYYDNYNYPNGITPPSLVEGQNVATSVTGLSTGSWVRVLTTASETLNEQSYTLYDPKYRPIRTYTANHLGGYTRVDSKLDFSGKVQYTQTFHKLNSSATELNIVDTYSYTEEDRLLLHTHKINGGTEQLLAKNTYDELGRLVSKNVGGEDITGAIGLQKVDYRYNIRGWLTDINNSAPLSYPGLTLGGGDLFGFKINYNQVTESDNSQVVSATESQDGNVLPLYNGNISETFWVTSNDNVLRKYGYTYDAINRMTYSYYQRPETGNPATNSYNEYVRYDKNGNITNLFRNGNLDNQVFSIPIDELTYFYNGNRLKRVNDATNNPEGFKDNGYNNTYDDYDYDANGNMIKDENKKITNIVYNHLNLPMEILFSDGNKILYLYNATGVKVQKKVINGGATVQTDYQLGFQYENSTLKLFPHAEGYVSVAFTLGRYNFNYVFNYTDHLGNIRASWAWDRRTNTLKIMEENHYYPFGLKHTAYNTELYTFVLPFDGSPGYNVPYLEQQSGKPVVNPYKYKYNGKELQDELGLNVYDYGARNYDAAIGRWINIDPLAEKFQKWSPYNYVENNPVSKIDPDGRGPLDHWKLNASGKLELVKQTNDKFNVFFDEKGKKLFQTNQQSTEMTKKEWEGKADEYINKVKTVFTEIAKEPVVFDKMQDRANETGFDNKLVSVEGMKEVGEKYIKDGPKVAALGAIPALIKWATGYGFADAIPKMGVIPEAANAAYKSQTGTDIKKDAGYLVNSAIDSMKQFWQNVKTEVNNGINQIKP, encoded by the coding sequence ATGAAAAAAATACTTATCACTTTATTGTGTGCGCCGGTTTTGATGGTGGCACAAACGAATTCGCAAAACTGGACTAAAAAAACGACCTATCGGGAAACCGGTAGTGGTCGTCCGGCTTCGACTGTGACCTACTATGATGGTTTAGGTCGACCGGTTCAGCAAAATATAAACAAACAATCCGGTACCGGAAAGGATATGATCACCCATATCGAGTACGATTTAGGTCGTCAGTTAAAAGACTATTTACCGTATCCCGCCACAACTAACGATATGAGTTATCAGGCCGGAGCACAGTCGGCAACCCTAAGTTATTCACAATATAGCGGACAATATCCGTTTAGTGAAAAGCTATTGGAATTATCGACTTTGGCACGTCCGTTAAAGCAGGGCGCACCCGGATTCGACTGGCAGGTAAAACCCGATTCGGATACGGATCATACGATAAAAATGGACTATCAGACCAATAGTGCCAATGAAGTCAAAAACTATTTTGCCGCAACCACCTGGGATAATGCCAACGGTGTCTATACAATTCAGTTGCAGGACAAAGGACATTATGCGATCAACCAATTGTATAAAACGATTGTTAAAGACGAAAACTGGACTTCGGGAACCGACAATACCACTGAGGAGTTTAAAGATAAAAATGGGCGTGTAGTTTTAAAGCGTACCCATTTTAAAGAGCCTCATGACACCTATTATGTTTACGATTTGTATGGAAATCTGACGTATGTCATTCCGCCATTGGTAACCAATCCGACTGCGCAACTGGATGATTTGTGTTATCAGTATAAATACGATGCCCGTAACCGTATGGTCGAAAAGAAACTACCGGGCAAACAATGGGAGTTTATTGTTTACGACAAAATTGACCGTGTGGTTGCCACCGGACCGGTTTTGTCACCTTTTGGCGGCACGCAAACCGGTTATCTAATCACCAAATATGACGGATTGAGCCGCGTAGTGTATACGGGTTGGTTACAAACTTCGACCACGCGTGCCAGTATGCAGTCACAATATAATGCCGCAGCCACAGTGGTATCAGAAACAAGAGCTAAGGTTGGCGCCCCGGTAATGGTCGACAATATTGCAATCGGATATACCAATCTGGTGATACCGACCAGTGGGATGAAATTACTCACGGTGAGTTATTACGACAATTATAACTATCCGAATGGCATTACACCACCGTCGCTAGTTGAAGGGCAAAACGTAGCAACCTCGGTAACCGGGTTATCAACGGGTAGTTGGGTACGCGTATTAACTACGGCATCGGAAACGCTAAACGAACAAAGTTATACGTTATACGATCCGAAATACCGTCCGATTCGAACCTATACCGCTAACCATTTGGGCGGTTATACCCGAGTGGACAGTAAGCTGGATTTTAGTGGAAAGGTACAGTATACCCAAACGTTTCATAAACTTAACAGTAGCGCGACGGAACTGAATATAGTCGATACCTACAGTTATACGGAAGAAGACCGCTTGTTGTTACACACGCATAAGATTAATGGCGGAACGGAACAGCTATTGGCCAAAAACACTTACGACGAATTAGGTCGATTAGTGTCCAAAAACGTAGGCGGTGAAGATATAACCGGAGCGATTGGACTACAAAAGGTAGACTATCGTTATAACATCCGCGGATGGTTAACGGATATTAATAATAGTGCTCCTTTGTCCTATCCGGGACTTACTTTAGGCGGAGGCGACCTGTTTGGATTTAAGATCAATTATAATCAGGTAACCGAAAGCGATAATTCACAGGTAGTAAGTGCCACCGAAAGTCAGGATGGTAATGTATTACCACTTTATAACGGGAATATTTCGGAGACTTTTTGGGTAACCAGTAATGATAACGTCCTTAGAAAATACGGGTATACCTATGATGCCATTAACCGGATGACATATAGTTATTATCAGCGGCCGGAAACTGGAAATCCGGCTACGAATTCCTATAATGAATATGTACGATACGATAAAAATGGAAATATCACCAACTTATTTCGTAACGGAAATCTGGACAATCAGGTTTTTTCCATTCCGATTGATGAGTTGACCTATTTCTATAACGGAAACCGTCTGAAACGGGTGAACGATGCGACAAACAATCCGGAAGGCTTTAAAGACAACGGGTATAACAATACCTACGACGATTATGACTACGATGCCAATGGAAACATGATCAAAGATGAAAATAAAAAGATCACGAATATTGTTTATAATCATTTAAACCTGCCGATGGAAATTCTGTTTAGTGATGGAAATAAAATTCTGTATCTTTACAACGCAACGGGTGTTAAAGTTCAGAAAAAGGTTATTAACGGAGGAGCTACGGTTCAGACAGATTACCAGCTAGGCTTCCAGTATGAAAATAGTACTTTAAAACTGTTCCCACATGCCGAAGGCTATGTAAGTGTCGCTTTTACGTTGGGTCGTTATAATTTTAATTATGTGTTTAACTATACGGATCATTTAGGAAATATCCGCGCGAGTTGGGCCTGGGACAGAAGAACCAATACGTTAAAAATAATGGAGGAAAACCATTATTATCCGTTTGGTTTAAAACATACGGCCTATAATACGGAGTTATATACTTTTGTGTTACCATTTGATGGATCACCGGGTTATAATGTCCCGTATTTAGAACAACAAAGTGGTAAACCGGTTGTAAATCCGTATAAATATAAGTACAACGGGAAAGAGCTGCAAGATGAGCTGGGGCTTAATGTTTATGATTATGGTGCGCGTAATTATGATGCCGCGATTGGTAGATGGATTAATATTGACCCGCTGGCGGAAAAGTTTCAAAAATGGAGTCCTTACAATTACGTTGAAAATAATCCAGTTAGCAAAATTGACCCAGACGGTAGAGGTCCTTTAGACCATTGGAAGTTAAATGCTTCGGGTAAGTTAGAGTTGGTAAAACAAACAAATGATAAATTTAATGTCTTTTTCGATGAAAAAGGGAAAAAATTATTCCAGACAAATCAGCAATCTACTGAAATGACGAAAAAAGAATGGGAAGGTAAAGCTGATGAGTACATAAATAAAGTTAAAACGGTTTTTACTGAGATTGCAAAAGAGCCTGTTGTTTTTGATAAGATGCAAGATAGGGCAAATGAAACGGGCTTTGACAATAAACTTGTTAGTGTTGAGGGAATGAAAGAAGTTGGTGAAAAATACATAAAGGATGGACCTAAAGTAGCAGCTTTAGGAGCAATACCAGCTTTGATAAAATGGGCAACAGGCTATGGCTTTGCAGATGCAATTCCAAAAATGGGTGTAATTCCTGAAGCAGCGAATGCAGCTTATAAGAGTCAAACTGGAACTGACATTAAGAAAGATGCAGGCTATTTGGTAAATAGTGCAATAGATAGTATGAAACAATTTTGGCAAAATGTAAAAACAGAAGTTAATAATGGAATCAATCAAATCAAACCTTAA